From Heteronotia binoei isolate CCM8104 ecotype False Entrance Well chromosome 17, APGP_CSIRO_Hbin_v1, whole genome shotgun sequence, one genomic window encodes:
- the LOC132586068 gene encoding interferon-inducible GTPase 5-like — protein MARQRQCLWRASIVIHSKTRRTKMGFAISKVIVRAELEKLKNALKDNDLQDLSNKINEELNSLNSTTLDIAVTGVTGTGKSSLVNALRGMSDYDNGAAKTGETETTIKPEKYTHPIFPNVTLWDLPGIGSPEFKANEYLEKIDFTKYDFFIIVTSERFTENDTLLSNEIQKMGKRYYFVRSKIDLSITSEKRSPYYICEEESLEKIRKYCCDNLRKAGVSNPRVFLLSSWNLNAYDFPLLLNTLENELDDLKRQVIIESMPAFSKEALEKKKAAMEALIWKLALVSCAMPSESQDYAVFAPGLPPLGNVSFLVATMGKFCRVFGLDEESLGRLALRIGKPVEELKSAIKKAPLASQITKEFVLRLAATSYACRGPTAVELALDFIPDLGSLAGGMASFVATFYMLKSFLSDVKEDAENVRAKATA, from the coding sequence CAAAACAAGAAGAACCAAAATGGGTTTTGCCATCTCAAAAGTCATAGTAAGAGCCGAACTGGAAAAACTGAAGAACGCTTTGAAAGACAATGATCTCCAAGATCTTTCAAACAAAATCAATGAAGAGTTGAATTCACTAAACAGCACCACCCTTGACATTGCTGTCACAGGGGTGACGGGTACTGGTAAATCATCCCTTGTCAACGCTCTGCGAGGTATGAGTGATTATGACAATGGTGCAGCAAAGACTGGCGAGACAGAAACAACGATAAAGCCAGAGAAATACACACATCCCATATTCCCCAATGTCACTCTGTGGGATCTACCCGGAATTGGGTCACCTGAATTTAAAGCAAATGAATACCTGGAAAAGATCGATTTTACAAAGTATGATTTCTTCATTATTGTCACCTCAGAACGCTTTACAGAAAATGATACCCTCCTAAGCAATGAAATTCAGAAAATGGGAAAGAGGTATTACTTTGTGCGCTCCAAAATAGATCTGAGTATAACGTCTGAAAAAAGGAGTCCATACTACATCTGTGAAGAAGAATCCCTTGAGAAGATTAGGAAATATTGCTGTGACAATCTGAGAAAAGCAGGTGTATCTAACCCAAGGGTTTTTCTCCTTTCCAGCTGGAATTTGAATGCATACGATTTCCCCCTCTTGCTCAACACATTGGAGAATGAACTGGATGACCTCAAGAGACAGGTTATCATTGAATCCATGCCAGCTttctcaaaagaagccctggagaaGAAAAAGGCTGCTATGGAGGCCCTGATATGGAAATTAGCCCTTGTGTCTTGTGCTATGCCATCCGAGTCCCAGGACTATGCTGTTTTTGCCCCAGGATTGCCTCCTTTGGGTAATGTTTCCTTCTTGGTGGCAACAATGGGGAAATTCTGCCGGGTCTTTGGCTTGGATGAAGAGTCTCTTGGTAGACTTGCACTGCGGATTGGCAAACCTGTTGAGGAGCTGAAATCAGCGATCAAAAAGGCACCCTTGGCCAGCCAAATCACCAAAGAATTTGTACTCCGTCTGGCAGCTACATCATATGCGTGCAGGGGGCCAACGGCAGTTGAATTGGCTCTTGATTTCATACCTGACTTAGGCTCtctagctggtggaatggcttCTTTTGTAGCGACCTTCTACATGCTGAAAAGCTTTCTGAGTGACGTCAAGGAAGATGCCGAGAACGTACGGGCAAAAGCTACAGCGTAG